Proteins found in one Paenibacillus borealis genomic segment:
- a CDS encoding fumarate hydratase, with protein MQHFEDSIYNLIVETSTNLPGDVRRAVAKGRALEDRATRSGLALTTIAQNIGMAELQVSPICQDTGMPTFIIHTPVGVNQIEMKKDIHNAIIRATKNGKLRPNSVDSLTGENSGDNLGAGTPVIHFEQWEEEGIDVRLILKGGGCENKNIQYSLPAELEGLGKAGRDLDGIRKCILHSVFQAQGQGCSAGFIGVGIGGDRTTGYELAKKQLFRKVEDVNPTQDLGKLEDYIMENANKLGIGTMGFGGEVTLLGCKIGVMNRLPASFFVSVAYNCWAFRRQGILVHPATGDIKEWLYESGTGISVEGDEAAQPVPEPVGVSADGAACGIIPEDATIPAAPALLSDTGEAASDAVVPVNGKVTEPAAAGSGTPGGSREIRLTTPISEEDIRSLRVGDVVILSGEMHTGRDALHKYLMDHDAPVDLNGAVIYHCGPVMLKDDEGWHVKAAGPTTSIREEPYQGDIIKKFGIRAVIGKGGMGPKTLKALGEHGGVYLNAIGGAAQYYAECIKKVNAVDFMEFGIPEAMWHLQVDGFAAIVTMDAHGNSLHADVEKDSAAKLAQFREPVFK; from the coding sequence GTATCGCCGATCTGTCAGGATACGGGGATGCCGACTTTTATTATCCATACGCCGGTAGGCGTGAATCAGATAGAGATGAAGAAGGATATTCATAACGCAATTATCCGGGCGACGAAGAACGGCAAGCTGCGGCCTAACTCCGTAGATTCCCTTACAGGTGAGAACAGCGGGGACAACCTGGGTGCAGGCACGCCGGTGATTCACTTTGAGCAATGGGAAGAGGAAGGTATTGATGTAAGGCTCATTCTGAAGGGCGGCGGCTGCGAAAATAAGAATATTCAGTACAGCCTCCCGGCAGAGCTGGAAGGTCTGGGCAAAGCCGGACGTGATCTAGACGGCATCCGCAAATGTATTCTTCATTCGGTATTCCAGGCGCAGGGCCAGGGCTGCAGTGCAGGCTTCATTGGCGTAGGGATCGGCGGCGACCGTACAACGGGCTATGAGCTGGCCAAGAAGCAGCTGTTCCGCAAGGTCGAGGATGTGAATCCCACCCAAGATCTGGGTAAGCTGGAAGATTACATTATGGAGAATGCCAACAAGCTTGGCATCGGCACGATGGGCTTCGGCGGTGAAGTTACGCTGCTCGGCTGCAAAATCGGGGTTATGAATCGGCTGCCGGCCAGCTTCTTTGTCTCCGTTGCCTATAATTGCTGGGCTTTCCGCCGTCAGGGAATTCTGGTGCATCCGGCAACCGGGGACATCAAGGAATGGTTGTATGAGAGCGGCACGGGAATATCGGTAGAAGGTGACGAGGCAGCACAGCCTGTACCTGAACCGGTGGGAGTATCCGCTGATGGTGCAGCGTGCGGCATCATTCCGGAGGATGCAACGATTCCTGCAGCCCCGGCCCTCTTGTCAGATACTGGTGAAGCTGCTTCTGATGCTGTTGTGCCGGTTAACGGCAAGGTAACTGAACCAGCAGCCGCAGGCTCCGGCACACCGGGTGGTTCGCGCGAAATCCGCCTGACTACGCCGATCAGCGAGGAGGATATCCGCAGCCTGCGCGTCGGTGATGTGGTTATTCTCTCCGGGGAGATGCATACCGGCCGTGATGCCCTGCACAAATATCTGATGGACCACGACGCTCCCGTGGATCTGAACGGTGCCGTCATTTATCACTGCGGTCCGGTCATGCTGAAGGATGACGAGGGCTGGCATGTGAAGGCGGCAGGCCCGACGACGAGTATCCGTGAGGAGCCGTACCAGGGCGATATTATTAAGAAATTCGGCATCCGTGCCGTAATCGGCAAAGGCGGAATGGGCCCGAAAACACTAAAGGCATTAGGTGAGCACGGCGGCGTATATCTCAACGCAATTGGCGGTGCAGCCCAGTATTATGCAGAATGCATCAAGAAGGTTAACGCCGTTGATTTCATGGAATTCGGAATTCCGGAGGCCATGTGGCATCTGCAGGTAGACGGATTCGCAGCTATCGTTACGATGGACGCCCACGGCAACAGCCTGCATGCCGATGTGGAGAAGGATTCCGCCGCCAAGCTGGCCCAGTTCCGGGAGCCGGTATTTAAATAG
- a CDS encoding carbohydrate binding domain-containing protein gives MKRKHWLIPVLITSMVLSITMNLFVLPPVKAEAASIGTVTENDTIYQIMVDRFNDGDSSNNATGAAIRYGETSEEDFRYMKGGDWQGVIDKLPYIHNMGYTAIWISPVAEPQMTNRENNGTGKNTAYHGYNVKDPNAANPYFGTKEKLKELVDSAHALGIKVIIDVVPNHIGDYMLGTQAYYDIPALQPVAPFNNPAWYHHNGDINWSLADGRYDQWAQDYLENHDLGGLDDIDFDVPAAKQAIFSSIKGWFDYTGADGARVDAAKLMKPTDIGELQTLLGVNTFGENFDGNAEFVSRWVGSSKEWGMLDFPLFFSVLNSFAYGQSFDSNVKSTLALDSYYNGNANHMVTFIDNHDRNRFLTEAGGSVEKLQNALSFIFTVRGTPVVFQGTEQNKGNGNGQIMTGGIADTWNRWSMVKRDASGNVLENYFNENASTYKHVAKLNEIRKNNPALRTGTQREMWSAQNLYAFSRRIDSGANVGQEVISAFSNAANGSQTVTIPLRAESTLTVGTVLINQLNTSDTVTVQSGGATGKQITVTLGANSAKIYSKTQPVVDTQAPTVPANVTATVQNASSALVSWSASTDNVGVTGYEIYRNGVKIGTSATTSYTDNGLSGSTNYSYTIKAYDAAANLSAFSAAALIVTPAGNSVTIYYKQGYTTPYIHYRPAAGTWTTAPGVAIPAAEVAGYNKITINIGAATQLEACFNNGSGTWDSNGGSNYLFGAGTWTYIPTGTIQAGGPAVPTASPTATPTVTPTPTPTATPTATPTATPTATPTATPTATPTATPTATPTATPTATPVPTATPVGNTATIYYKNTAYTNSYIHYKLDGATDWTASPGVQMQASAFSGYKAITIQLGTATGLTAAFNNGSGTWDNNGGNNYHFSAGSSSLVGGSLTTGEPQADSVTFRVSVPATTPTSGPVYLTGSFNSWNAADPAYQLTKGSDGVYSITLSLPAGTAVTYKLTRGSWATVETASGGADIANRALTPAGGAQTVTLTVQRWKDQ, from the coding sequence ATGAAACGTAAGCATTGGCTTATCCCCGTCCTTATCACATCCATGGTTCTTTCGATCACGATGAATTTATTTGTTCTGCCTCCAGTTAAGGCTGAAGCGGCCAGTATTGGCACGGTTACAGAGAATGATACGATTTATCAGATTATGGTTGACCGTTTCAATGACGGCGACTCCTCCAATAATGCCACTGGAGCGGCTATCCGCTACGGAGAGACTTCTGAAGAGGATTTCCGTTATATGAAGGGCGGCGACTGGCAGGGGGTTATCGATAAGCTCCCCTATATTCACAATATGGGCTACACGGCGATCTGGATTTCTCCGGTTGCCGAGCCGCAGATGACCAACCGCGAGAATAACGGAACCGGGAAGAACACAGCCTACCACGGCTACAATGTCAAAGACCCTAATGCGGCCAACCCTTATTTCGGTACAAAAGAGAAGCTTAAGGAGCTGGTGGATTCAGCGCATGCGCTCGGAATCAAGGTCATCATCGACGTTGTTCCGAACCATATCGGCGATTATATGCTGGGAACCCAGGCTTATTATGATATCCCGGCGTTGCAGCCGGTCGCCCCTTTTAATAATCCGGCATGGTATCATCACAACGGGGATATTAACTGGTCACTGGCGGATGGGCGATATGATCAGTGGGCCCAGGATTATTTGGAGAATCACGATCTGGGCGGCTTGGATGATATCGACTTCGATGTTCCTGCCGCTAAGCAGGCCATCTTCAGCTCGATTAAAGGCTGGTTTGATTATACAGGGGCGGACGGTGCCCGTGTTGATGCCGCCAAGCTGATGAAGCCGACGGATATCGGCGAGCTGCAGACGCTGCTGGGCGTGAACACCTTCGGAGAGAATTTTGACGGCAATGCCGAATTTGTCTCCCGCTGGGTAGGCAGCAGCAAGGAGTGGGGCATGCTCGATTTCCCGCTATTCTTCTCTGTCTTGAACAGCTTTGCTTACGGACAGTCCTTCGATTCTAATGTTAAGAGTACACTGGCTCTCGATTCCTATTACAACGGCAATGCGAATCATATGGTTACCTTCATTGATAATCATGACCGCAACCGTTTCCTGACAGAAGCCGGAGGCAGTGTAGAGAAGCTGCAGAATGCCTTGTCCTTCATCTTCACTGTGCGCGGAACCCCGGTGGTGTTCCAGGGAACTGAACAGAATAAAGGCAACGGGAACGGCCAGATCATGACTGGCGGCATTGCCGATACGTGGAACCGCTGGTCCATGGTGAAGCGTGATGCGAGCGGCAATGTTCTGGAGAATTATTTTAACGAGAACGCCAGCACCTACAAGCATGTAGCCAAGCTTAACGAAATCCGCAAAAATAATCCTGCGCTGCGCACCGGCACCCAGCGTGAAATGTGGTCTGCCCAGAATCTGTACGCGTTCTCCCGCCGGATTGACAGCGGTGCGAATGTGGGACAGGAAGTCATCTCCGCATTCAGCAATGCAGCAAACGGTTCGCAGACGGTTACGATTCCGCTGCGCGCTGAGAGCACTCTTACTGTAGGGACGGTACTGATTAACCAGTTGAACACCTCTGACACGGTAACCGTGCAATCAGGCGGCGCGACCGGCAAACAGATTACTGTCACTCTTGGTGCGAATTCCGCCAAAATCTATTCGAAGACACAGCCTGTTGTGGATACGCAGGCTCCGACTGTTCCGGCGAATGTAACAGCCACTGTGCAGAATGCTTCCAGTGCGCTTGTAAGCTGGTCTGCTTCCACGGATAATGTCGGAGTTACAGGTTATGAGATTTACCGCAATGGAGTCAAGATCGGCACCTCGGCGACAACATCTTATACAGACAACGGTTTGTCTGGCAGTACCAATTACTCGTATACGATAAAAGCGTATGATGCCGCCGCCAACCTGTCGGCATTCAGCGCCGCGGCCCTGATCGTCACTCCTGCCGGAAATAGTGTGACGATCTATTACAAGCAGGGCTACACCACACCTTACATCCACTACCGTCCGGCTGCGGGCACCTGGACGACTGCGCCGGGTGTAGCGATTCCAGCCGCAGAAGTGGCAGGCTATAACAAAATCACCATCAACATCGGTGCGGCCACCCAGCTGGAAGCCTGCTTCAACAATGGCAGCGGCACCTGGGACAGCAACGGCGGCAGCAATTATCTGTTCGGAGCGGGCACCTGGACGTATATTCCGACAGGAACGATCCAGGCAGGGGGGCCGGCTGTGCCGACCGCATCACCGACTGCGACACCAACGGTGACGCCAACGCCGACGCCGACTGCAACGCCAACAGCTACACCAACCGCGACACCGACAGCAACACCAACGGCTACGCCGACGGCAACACCGACAGCAACACCAACGGCTACGCCGACGGCAACACCGACAGCAACTCCTGTGCCAACCGCCACTCCGGTGGGCAATACAGCGACGATCTATTACAAGAATACGGCCTATACCAACTCCTATATCCATTATAAGCTGGATGGAGCGACAGACTGGACGGCCTCGCCTGGAGTACAGATGCAGGCATCCGCATTCAGCGGCTACAAGGCGATTACCATCCAGCTCGGAACCGCAACCGGCCTAACTGCAGCGTTTAATAACGGCAGCGGAACCTGGGACAACAATGGAGGGAACAACTATCACTTCAGTGCAGGCAGCTCAAGCCTTGTGGGGGGAAGTCTTACAACCGGAGAGCCTCAGGCGGACAGCGTGACGTTCCGGGTCTCTGTTCCGGCCACCACTCCAACGAGCGGGCCTGTCTATCTGACCGGGTCGTTCAACAGCTGGAACGCAGCTGACCCGGCATACCAACTGACCAAGGGCAGCGACGGTGTCTATTCCATCACCCTGAGCCTACCGGCAGGAACAGCAGTGACGTATAAGCTGACGCGCGGCAGCTGGGCTACGGTAGAGACAGCATCCGGCGGAGCAGATATTGCGAACCGTGCGCTCACACCGGCGGGCGGCGCGCAGACCGTCACGCTGACCGTGCAGCGCTGGAAGGATCAATAG
- a CDS encoding carbohydrate binding domain-containing protein, whose translation MRTSRYWRKITALLLGMLLIVPATVTNVSADIAATHVYHNHMPNFWAYYDLNSYNSASVGSPIRYTYDGEVIQLKQNPPAGYTYYLPNGSPMPHDDLVSYYSHHAKTGAYLTWPWSVADTLHSNYPQAQMHVTMSGSVVNNVNSIIQQGNVSGYNNPAWGTPWKNAVDQLKTTNGSNMLDLIHFSGHHSMGPLVGNDYLLKDMIYHGATLAQPYFLGSSYKSSKGFFPTELGFSERIIPVLQKLGIQWSVIGNNHFSRTLKDYPLLNSPGTDTMVSPPNRSDLQNVSTAGSWVNEPMFNEQQVVYNKYPFASTAHWVRYVDPATGAESKVVGVPVAQAQSWEEGYLGQVKADVLKPYENLVAQKQIFVVAHDGDNSSGRAGSEETWRNAGNVTYASSGVTGMGIDEYLRNNTPAASDVVHVQDGSWIDTRDSSSDPTWYHWHLPFGIWKSQFASFNQVNGTSYAPKKNLSGVEEGMTVSFEKGYHYLERNFALLQASLNYAKTAEQIWLDEHPNYWKPVYPIDREVTYEGNQLNPWMISYPVKGNTANDYSGGANPAELAWYFLLPAMDSGFGYYDENVDDSVKPALSFNQSLYFSKPYVTQKLAKDKTGPSVWWPQRYPYNPGSANVSKAEGWTLQHFNNVFSIYTYAFDTSGISDIKVKVRAHRDKTADAVDNTFKVYDPAGLAAAGIPNIDPAKVGNWTEYPMTVRDLSTDINGVDWQPSSKAVMQKVPATDIGNLYFSYISDYRDQLVDYYIEAKDAKGNVTKSDIQQVYVGAGKYTLANGKYTESMQGTVEGTHPFITDVPAVPDTEAPSVPVNLQAAVVNASSVGLTWSAATDNIRVTGYEIYRDGIKIGTSPSASYTDSGLSSSTTYEYKVKAYDASGNLSGLSALASATTPAGNNVTIYYKQGYTTPYIHYRPAAGTWTTAPGVAIPAAEVAGYNKITINIGAATQLEACFNNGSGTWDSNGGSNYLFGTGTWTYTPTGQIQAGAPAVPSATPTATPSATPTATPSATPTATPSATPTATPSATPTATATVSPTATPSATPSATPTATPTATPSATPTATPTATPVGNTAVIYYKNAAYSNSYIHYKLDGATVWTTSPGVQMQASAFSGYKAITIQLSTATGLTAAFNNGSGTWDNNGGSNYHFNAGSSSLAGGSLTTGEPQADSVTFRVTVPATTPASGPVYLTGSFNSWNAADPAYQLTKGSDGVYSITMSLPAGTAVTYKLTRGSWATVETASGGADIANRTLTPAGGAKTVTLTVQRWKDQ comes from the coding sequence ATGAGAACATCCAGGTATTGGCGCAAAATCACAGCCCTGCTGCTGGGCATGCTTCTGATTGTTCCGGCAACAGTCACCAATGTCTCGGCAGATATTGCCGCTACGCATGTGTACCACAATCATATGCCGAATTTCTGGGCGTATTATGACTTGAATTCCTATAACTCCGCGTCTGTGGGCAGCCCGATCCGCTATACGTATGATGGTGAAGTCATCCAGTTGAAGCAGAACCCGCCTGCGGGTTATACCTATTATTTGCCGAACGGTTCCCCGATGCCGCATGATGATCTGGTCTCCTATTATTCGCATCACGCCAAGACTGGAGCGTATTTAACCTGGCCCTGGAGCGTGGCGGACACGCTGCACAGCAATTATCCACAAGCGCAGATGCATGTAACGATGTCCGGCTCGGTTGTGAACAACGTGAACAGCATTATTCAACAAGGTAATGTAAGCGGATACAATAATCCGGCCTGGGGCACACCCTGGAAGAACGCCGTCGATCAGCTCAAAACAACAAACGGCAGCAACATGCTCGATCTGATCCATTTCTCCGGGCATCACTCCATGGGTCCGCTGGTCGGCAACGACTATTTGCTCAAGGATATGATCTATCATGGAGCCACATTGGCCCAGCCTTATTTTCTCGGAAGCAGCTATAAATCATCGAAAGGCTTCTTTCCAACGGAACTGGGTTTCTCTGAACGGATTATTCCGGTGCTGCAAAAGCTCGGCATCCAGTGGTCCGTAATCGGCAACAACCATTTCTCCCGTACGCTTAAGGACTATCCGCTGCTGAACAGTCCCGGCACGGATACGATGGTCTCTCCGCCCAACCGCAGTGACCTGCAGAATGTCAGTACAGCAGGCTCCTGGGTGAATGAACCGATGTTCAACGAGCAGCAGGTTGTCTATAACAAGTATCCTTTTGCCTCCACGGCCCATTGGGTCCGTTATGTGGACCCGGCTACCGGGGCAGAATCCAAAGTGGTCGGCGTTCCGGTTGCACAGGCTCAGTCATGGGAAGAAGGATATCTGGGCCAGGTAAAAGCGGATGTGCTTAAGCCGTATGAGAATCTGGTCGCGCAGAAGCAGATTTTTGTGGTGGCTCATGACGGGGATAATTCTTCCGGCCGGGCAGGCTCCGAGGAGACTTGGCGCAATGCCGGCAACGTCACCTATGCCAGCAGCGGTGTTACCGGTATGGGAATTGACGAGTATCTGCGCAATAATACACCAGCTGCCTCCGATGTTGTCCATGTTCAAGACGGCTCATGGATAGATACCCGGGATTCCTCTTCCGATCCGACCTGGTATCATTGGCATCTGCCGTTCGGCATCTGGAAAAGCCAGTTTGCCAGCTTCAATCAGGTGAACGGAACCTCTTACGCCCCGAAGAAGAATCTGTCCGGTGTCGAAGAAGGCATGACTGTATCCTTCGAGAAGGGCTACCATTATCTGGAGCGTAACTTCGCGCTGCTGCAGGCTTCCCTGAATTATGCCAAGACAGCCGAGCAAATCTGGCTTGATGAGCATCCGAATTACTGGAAACCGGTTTATCCGATTGACCGCGAGGTGACTTACGAGGGCAATCAGCTCAACCCATGGATGATCTCCTATCCGGTCAAAGGGAACACTGCGAATGATTATTCCGGAGGAGCCAATCCTGCTGAATTGGCCTGGTATTTCCTGCTCCCGGCGATGGACTCCGGTTTCGGGTATTACGACGAGAATGTGGATGACAGCGTGAAGCCTGCCCTGTCCTTCAATCAGTCGCTGTATTTCTCCAAGCCCTACGTTACGCAAAAGCTGGCCAAAGACAAAACCGGCCCCTCCGTATGGTGGCCGCAGCGTTACCCGTACAATCCGGGCAGCGCCAATGTCAGCAAGGCAGAGGGCTGGACGCTGCAGCATTTCAATAATGTGTTCTCCATTTATACCTATGCCTTCGATACCAGCGGAATCAGCGATATCAAGGTGAAGGTCCGGGCACACCGCGATAAGACGGCAGATGCTGTGGACAATACTTTCAAGGTCTATGACCCTGCGGGTCTGGCCGCAGCAGGAATACCCAATATCGACCCTGCCAAGGTCGGTAACTGGACTGAATACCCGATGACAGTCCGCGATCTCAGCACGGATATCAATGGGGTCGACTGGCAGCCAAGCAGCAAGGCCGTCATGCAGAAGGTTCCGGCTACGGACATCGGCAATCTGTATTTCAGTTATATCTCCGACTACCGTGACCAGCTGGTGGACTACTATATTGAAGCCAAAGACGCTAAGGGCAATGTAACGAAAAGCGATATCCAGCAGGTATATGTCGGAGCCGGCAAATACACCTTGGCAAACGGCAAATACACCGAGAGCATGCAGGGGACTGTTGAAGGAACGCATCCGTTTATTACAGATGTGCCGGCAGTTCCGGATACGGAAGCCCCGTCTGTGCCAGTTAATCTTCAGGCAGCCGTGGTCAATGCTTCTTCTGTCGGATTAACCTGGAGCGCGGCTACCGATAATATCCGTGTGACAGGTTATGAGATCTACCGCGATGGCATCAAAATCGGTACATCTCCGTCTGCTTCGTATACAGACAGCGGCTTGTCCTCCTCTACGACGTATGAATACAAAGTCAAAGCTTATGATGCTTCAGGCAATCTGTCCGGACTGAGTGCGCTTGCATCCGCCACAACGCCCGCAGGGAATAATGTAACCATCTATTACAAGCAGGGCTACACCACACCTTACATCCACTACCGTCCGGCTGCAGGCACTTGGACGACTGCGCCGGGCGTAGCGATTCCTGCGGCTGAAGTGGCAGGCTACAACAAAATTACGATCAACATCGGTGCAGCCACCCAGCTGGAAGCCTGCTTCAACAATGGCAGCGGCACCTGGGACAGCAACGGCGGCAGCAACTATCTGTTCGGTACCGGCACCTGGACCTATACTCCGACCGGGCAAATTCAGGCGGGCGCTCCGGCTGTTCCGAGCGCCACGCCAACGGCAACGCCGAGCGCCACGCCAACGGCAACGCCGAGCGCCACACCGACGGCCACGCCGAGTGCAACGCCGACAGCTACGCCGAGTGCAACGCCAACGGCTACGGCAACAGTGTCGCCGACGGCTACGCCGAGTGCAACGCCGAGCGCCACACCGACGGCCACGCCGACAGCTACGCCGAGCGCTACGCCAACGGCAACGCCAACCGCCACTCCGGTGGGAAATACAGCGGTGATCTACTATAAGAATGCGGCCTACAGCAATTCATATATTCATTACAAGTTGGATGGGGCGACGGTCTGGACGACCTCGCCAGGCGTGCAGATGCAGGCATCCGCATTCAGCGGCTACAAGGCGATTACCATCCAGCTCAGTACCGCGACAGGCCTCACGGCCGCGTTTAATAACGGCAGCGGAACCTGGGACAACAATGGCGGCAGCAATTATCACTTTAATGCTGGCAGCTCAAGTCTGGCAGGAGGAAGTCTTACCACCGGAGAACCTCAGGCGGACAGCGTGACGTTCCGGGTCACTGTCCCGGCCACCACTCCTGCGAGCGGGCCGGTCTACCTGACCGGGTCGTTCAACAGCTGGAACGCAGCAGACCCGGCGTATCAGCTGACCAAAGGCAGCGACGGCGTGTACTCCATCACCATGAGCCTGCCGGCAGGAACAGCCGTGACGTATAAGCTGACGCGCGGCAGCTGGGCTACGGTCGAGACTGCATCCGGCGGAGCAGATATTGCAAACCGGACGCTTACGCCGGCAGGTGGTGCAAAGACCGTCACGTTGACCGTGCAGCGCTGGAAGGATCAGTAA
- the pnpS gene encoding two-component system histidine kinase PnpS, with translation MKPFRVRLTFILMALIGISMTGAGITMAQLFKDSHISVLEENMSREINLLSGTFTFKDIRSPDAMDYYTDQARKISTLTGSRITFITKEGRVIGDSERNPLEMDNHSTREEELIAAKEGIGRAIRYSDTLDREMLYVAGAVVSDQGFDGYIRLSMGLDAVTEGLNRAWMIMAGGLVLLFIAATFVSYKVASSMTSPLEQITRVARRITDLDYDARVPMKRKDEIGQLATAINAMADSLQAQLKTIRDNEDLLQSVLDNMTGGIVMINAEGEIALLNRAAERLLDVKNSEMTGHSYKEIKHHYELTRLIEEGVSAGEPVHEERIIYNPVERIVRLDGVPMIQDGSTRGMLFLLQEVTEIRRLEKMRSEFVANVSHELKTPVAAVKGFAETLLGGGVTDEKTARSFLQIIYDENERLNRLIGDILELSKIESKRVQLDCSPVHLIEFFDSVLETLSKVAEKKKITLSSDVPPELFIEGDEDKLRQIFMNLLSNAINYTQDGGNVRVTVVNIQKADGTESVRFTVSDTGMGIPRKDLPRIFERFYRVDKARSRSSGGTGLGLSIVKHLVELHRGSITVESDLGIGSSFILELPLLQEENA, from the coding sequence ATGAAACCGTTCCGCGTTCGGCTTACATTCATACTCATGGCCCTGATCGGGATATCCATGACCGGGGCTGGCATTACAATGGCCCAGCTGTTTAAGGATTCACATATTTCCGTGCTGGAAGAAAACATGTCCCGGGAAATAAATCTGCTCTCCGGCACGTTTACGTTCAAGGATATCCGCAGTCCGGATGCCATGGATTACTATACAGACCAGGCCCGGAAGATATCCACACTGACAGGTTCGCGGATCACCTTTATTACGAAGGAAGGCCGGGTTATCGGCGATTCGGAACGCAATCCGCTGGAAATGGACAATCACTCCACCCGTGAAGAAGAGCTGATCGCTGCAAAAGAAGGGATTGGCCGGGCGATCCGGTACAGTGATACGCTGGACCGCGAAATGCTGTATGTCGCTGGTGCGGTAGTCTCGGACCAGGGCTTCGACGGATATATCCGGCTGTCGATGGGACTGGATGCAGTCACGGAGGGGCTGAACCGGGCGTGGATGATCATGGCCGGCGGACTCGTGCTGCTCTTTATTGCGGCAACTTTTGTGAGCTATAAGGTGGCGTCCAGCATGACTTCACCGCTTGAGCAGATTACGAGAGTCGCGCGGCGTATCACTGATCTGGATTACGATGCCCGTGTGCCGATGAAGCGTAAGGATGAGATCGGCCAGCTGGCGACGGCGATCAATGCGATGGCGGACAGTCTGCAGGCCCAGCTGAAGACCATCCGCGACAACGAGGATCTGCTGCAAAGCGTGCTCGATAACATGACCGGCGGAATCGTGATGATTAACGCCGAAGGGGAGATTGCCCTGCTTAACCGGGCGGCGGAGCGGCTGCTTGATGTGAAGAACAGCGAGATGACCGGGCATTCCTACAAAGAGATCAAGCATCATTATGAGCTGACCCGTCTGATTGAAGAGGGCGTATCCGCAGGCGAGCCAGTCCATGAGGAGCGTATTATCTATAATCCGGTGGAGCGGATCGTACGTCTGGATGGGGTTCCGATGATTCAGGACGGCTCCACCCGGGGGATGCTGTTCCTGCTGCAGGAGGTTACGGAAATCCGCCGTCTGGAGAAAATGCGCAGCGAATTCGTCGCGAATGTCTCCCATGAGCTGAAGACCCCTGTAGCTGCGGTAAAAGGCTTCGCCGAAACCCTGCTAGGCGGAGGTGTTACGGATGAGAAGACAGCACGTTCATTCCTGCAGATTATTTATGATGAGAATGAACGGCTTAACCGCCTGATCGGAGACATTCTGGAATTGTCCAAAATCGAATCCAAACGCGTCCAGCTGGACTGCTCGCCGGTCCATCTAATCGAGTTCTTCGATTCTGTGCTGGAAACGCTCAGCAAGGTGGCAGAGAAGAAGAAGATTACACTCAGCTCAGATGTGCCGCCGGAGCTGTTCATTGAGGGGGATGAAGACAAGCTGCGGCAGATCTTCATGAATCTGCTCTCGAATGCGATTAACTACACGCAGGATGGGGGAAATGTAAGAGTCACCGTAGTGAACATTCAGAAGGCAGACGGGACGGAGAGTGTACGCTTTACCGTCAGTGATACAGGCATGGGGATTCCGCGCAAAGATCTGCCGCGTATCTTCGAACGCTTCTACCGGGTGGACAAAGCCCGTTCCAGAAGCTCCGGTGGAACCGGCCTGGGCTTGTCTATCGTGAAGCATCTGGTGGAGCTGCACCGCGGCTCGATTACGGTAGAGAGCGATCTGGGTATCGGCAGCTCCTTCATCCTTGAACTTCCGCTGCTGCAGGAGGAGAACGCGTAG
- a CDS encoding response regulator transcription factor yields the protein MAQRLLVIEDEPTLARLLSYNLTQEGYEVTVEDHGTAGYDRATREPFDLIVLDLMLPGMNGIDILDKLRGQGIRTPVIVLTAKNAEEDVVRGLKSGADDYITKPFGVSELLARVSAVLRRISGLAEEAPPETAVSASTIILGQLEIYPERYEVSLGGQSINLRPKEFEVLLYLARKPGVVLTRDDLMNAVWGFDYIGGQRTVDVHVSSLRKKLELDPESVHIDSIRGVGYKLVVNKKRTPVI from the coding sequence ATGGCACAACGATTGCTTGTCATTGAAGACGAACCGACACTGGCCCGGCTGCTGTCTTATAACCTGACGCAGGAAGGCTACGAAGTGACGGTGGAGGATCATGGAACGGCAGGATACGACCGTGCGACTAGAGAACCTTTTGACCTGATCGTACTGGATCTTATGCTGCCCGGCATGAACGGCATTGACATTCTGGATAAATTGCGTGGACAAGGCATACGCACACCGGTCATTGTGCTGACGGCCAAGAATGCTGAAGAAGATGTAGTCCGGGGGCTGAAATCGGGAGCGGATGATTACATAACCAAACCGTTTGGCGTCTCCGAATTACTGGCCCGTGTCAGTGCTGTCCTGCGCCGGATATCCGGCCTTGCCGAAGAGGCGCCACCGGAAACGGCGGTATCCGCATCGACCATTATCCTGGGACAGCTGGAAATCTACCCGGAACGTTACGAAGTCTCTCTGGGCGGACAGAGCATTAATCTGCGGCCGAAGGAATTTGAAGTTCTGCTGTATCTGGCCCGCAAGCCGGGTGTGGTTCTGACGCGCGATGATCTGATGAATGCGGTCTGGGGCTTCGATTATATCGGCGGCCAGCGTACCGTAGACGTTCATGTCAGCTCGCTGCGCAAGAAGCTTGAGCTTGATCCTGAATCCGTGCATATTGATTCCATCCGCGGCGTCGGCTATAAGCTGGTCGTGAACAAGAAGAGAACACCAGTCATTTGA